The proteins below are encoded in one region of Oncorhynchus masou masou isolate Uvic2021 chromosome 15, UVic_Omas_1.1, whole genome shotgun sequence:
- the LOC135555590 gene encoding primary amine oxidase, liver isozyme-like, with protein sequence MTSLVKWILILFGLISVIANIVIVCLYSGRLPKCSSKPHHVFKGKHNERSGMFADLSAEEYLKVRDYMSNQKDLNISVNAFTKPSGNFLFLIDVLLPMKADALGYLDNNKPKPMREATAVVFYGTLGYIKEYVVGPLPNPIYHRDVTVKRYKEELPINARTVTIGEYALIFKFINEEVFTKLGKIVKESFDVSKEKTLNGFEGMPRGVKSGERQTWISFFRDLSGMYIHPVGLEVLINHESTNASLWSVKRLLYNGQYFDSVEDLIKQYDAGTVTKIVYKPVQNYASLKPRSKPTGLSPQQFYAQGKRFSVKNNHVMYLEWSFAFGLSSLTGMRVFDIRFKGERIVYELSVQEAMSVYGSITPGMILTKFLDSSIGIGRFAHELVRGVDCPYAATYIDTFRYIDVSAPHRFRNSICIFEHNTGRPLRRHFSDFFSNSYGGMVNSALVFRTITAIGNYDYLWDFIFYQSGSVEAKVHATGYISSSFNVDGNLKYGHQVAENTIGNIHTHFINFKVDLDVLGVENVFQTKDMKFMNVSLPWMPERYAMVPQLVEAQLKTEKEAALRYDTKTPRYLHIASNRTNRWGHQRSYRLQVVSFTGDSLPETEPEEKSMSWARYKVAITKHKDSEQTSSSLYSQNNMWTPAVDFSKYIEDDESIENQDLVAWVTTGFLHIPHAEDIPNTVTVGNGGGVILRPHNYFDEDPSIHSPDGVYISPGSEGNCEYNKMACLTEDACTPIIEPFTYNGFEGTMKFEE encoded by the exons ATGACTTCATTAGTTAAATGGATATTGATACTCTTTGGCCTGATCTCAGTAATAGCGAATATTGTCATCGTATGTCTTTACTCGGGTAGGCTGCCCAAATGCTCCTCGAAGCCGCATCATGTTTTCAAGGGAAAACACAATGAACGCAGCGGGATGTTTGCTGACCTGTCCGCCGAGGAATATCTCAAAGTCCGCGACTATATGAGTAACCAGAAAGACTTGAATATTTCTGTCAATGCGTTTACAAAGCCTTCAGGGAATTTTCTCTTCTTAATTGATGTTTTGCTGCCAATGAAAGCGGATGCGCTTGGCTACCTAGATAACAATAAGCCCAAACCGATGAGAGAGGCGACTGCGGTGGTTTTCTATGGCACCCTTGGGTACATTAAAGAATATGTGGTGGGACCTCTCCCCAACCCGATTTACCACCGCGATGTCACGGTTAAGAGGTATAAAGAAGAGTTGCCCATCAATGCGCGTACGGTCACCATTGGTGAATATGCACTTATTTTCAAGTTTATTAATGAAGAGGTATTTACAAAACTTGGCAAAATTGTGAAAGAAAGTTTTGATGTCAGTAAAGAGAAAACCCTGAATGGTTTCGAAGGCATGCCTCGGGGTGTCAAatcgggagagagacagacatggataTCTTTCTTTCGTGATTTGAGTGGGATGTACATCCACCCTGTAGGTTTGGAAGTTTTAATCAACCACGAAAGCACCAACGCGTCTCTTTGGAGTGTGAAGAGATTACTTTATAACGGACAGTACTTTGACAGTGTGGAGGATCTTATAAAACAATATGATGCCGGGACAGTGACTAAAATTGTGTATAAACCTGTCCAGAACTATGCATCACTCAAACCTAGGAGTAAACCCACCGGTTTAAGCCCTCAGCAGTTTTACGCGCAGGGTAAACGCTTCAGTGTCAAGAATAATCATGTCATGTATCTCGAATGGAGTTTTGCGTTTGGTCTGAGTTCCCTCACCGGTATGAGAGTTTTTGACATTCGTTTCAAGGGGGAGAGGATAGTTTATGAGCTTAGTGTTCAAGAGGCAATGTCAGTTTATGGTTCCATCACACCCGGCATGATTCTGACTAAGTTTTTGGACTCTAGTATCGGAATAGGTCGCTTTGCGCACGAGCTCGTTCGAGGCGTGGATTGTCCGTACGCGGCAACCTACATCGACACTTTCCGATACATTGACGTCAGTGCACCTCATAGATTCAGGAATTCAATTTGCATTTTTGAGCACAATACAGGCCGTCCTCTCAGAAGACACTTCTCGGACTTTTTCAGCAATAGTTATGGAGGCATGGTAAACAGTGCCTTAGTTTTTAGGACCATTACGGCCATAGGTAACTATGACTACTTGTGGGACTTCATTTTTTACCAGAGCGGCTCTGTTGAGGCCAAAGTGCATGCCACTGGATACATATCGTCATCTTTCAATGTTGACGGCAATCTCAAATACGGACACCAGGTGGCAGAAAATACTATTGGGAACATCCACACTCATTTCATCAACTTCAAAGTTGACCTGGACGTGTTGG GGGTTGAGAATGTATTCCAGACCAAGGACATGAAGTTTATGAATGTTTCTTTACCCTGGATGCCGGAGCGCTATGCCATGGTTCCTCAGCTGGTGGAGGCCCAGCTAAAGACTGAGAAGGAGGCTGCTCTCCGCTACGACACCAAGACGCCACGCTACCTTCACATCGCCAGCAACCGCACCAACCGCTGGGGCCACCAGCGCTCCTACCGCCTCCAGGTGGTCAGCTTCACCGGTGACAGCCTTCCAGAGACGGAGCCAGAGGAGAAGTCCATGTCTTGGGCTAG GTATAAAGTGGCCATCACTAAGCACAAAGACTCAGAGCAGACCAGCAGTAGCCTGTACAGTCAGAACAACATGTGGACACCAGCAGTGGACTTCAGCAAGTACATTGAGGATGACGAGAGCATTGAGAACCAG GACCTGGTTGCTTGGGTAACCACCGGCTTCCTCCACATTCCTCATGCTGAGGACATCCCCAACACAGTTACCGTTGGAAATGGAGGCGGAGTGATCCTGAGACCACATAACTACTTTGATGAGGACCCGTCTATTCACTCTCCAGACGGGGTGTACATCAGTCCAGGGTCAGAGGGAAACTGTGAATATAACAAGATGGCCTGCTTGACTGAAGACGCATGCACCCCAATCATTGAACCCTTCACCTACAATGGGTTTGAAGGGACCATGAAGTTTGAAGAGTGA
- the LOC135555589 gene encoding next to BRCA1 gene 1 protein-like: MDFYINLKVNFRGNAKNFLLSGSETKSWESMEAMVKRSFGLCNLQVTYFDEENEEVSINSQMEYEEALKSASRQGNRLHMNVYETRGQPTRVPAKASGGEPKRGFRPPQHCPTLAQVVSRKVQAAVPEQGMVIMKELKGTKEEDKTPPAWFTSYMEKFKDQVVREAVEKICREFSGQCCIHKPIGAEAQIPEVTSSTLPGGPSFTPACSSCRGQTAGGGYQCSVCTSCTLCEPCSFSHDPSHNLVRARTPLSIPEHGSPAPDHSRFYRRGDRSFRKAEKQRLKAEKRQLKAEVKEIRKQLKMERRGLQWSAAGDGSSSPVLLQPRATQANSPERPKRPCPLVVPAMTALFLDENLPDGTRLRPGTRFIKYWKMRNTGSVSWSSETKLKFMWGNLAVASGDRWREVAVPFLQPGQVGVVSVALCAPALEGSYTSHWRLAHGGEQFGPRVWCSIVVDPLAPAAMIADGVLVSPCVTPQGKNPLSTDKGGKSCAAASRDQALMSVDQGEREYYIPSVDLLTAQDLLSFELLDINIVQELESVPNNTPADMTPCISPLPHDGPLQEKPTLRLIQEEAEAHQAQGVTSIQLSQGLVPGAEGGRVPAQEEGEEDMSGTQFVCETVMRSLTLEEAPDHTPLCGNCPSKVVRPAAQGGSASSSLKGKGVEKRLEKTQNISPVAPALAPPQLAIPELMMPDEGLESDIESICMDARGDKDEGDDKGELTEGNRGARSRSSSASSEDYIIILPDCFDTSRPLGESMYSSALSQPGDAPDTPTDPDSQGRTTPEGEQDEAEETVSGSSSANDMLCTSQTLDAVPLTPVVVAPPRLNSALTPSLDSNDQTKAAAESLDRTEVYQQGESEDGSKQPDSQPDSPSASGDSEDNSEDPRHPGITGGLVKGALSVAASAYKALFTGQPGPVQPPVDGATQDTMMGVLVEMGFGDRPLNQRLLKKHNYNLLDVVNELVQMTDNDWYSTRY, encoded by the exons ATGGACTTCTACATCAATTTGAAGGTGAATTTCAGGGGGAATGCGAAGAATTTTCTCCTGTCAGGTTCGGAGACGAAGAGTTGGGAGTCAATGGAGGCCATG GTGAAAAGGTCCTTTGGCCTGTGTAATCTACAGGTTACTTATTTTGATGAGGAGAATGAGGAG GTATCCATAAACAGCCAAA TGGAGTATGAGGAGGCATTAAAG AGTGCATCCAGGCAAGGGAACCGGCTGCACATGAATGTGTATGAGACCAGGGGTCAGCCCACGCGTGTGCCGGCCAAGGCCAGTGGAGGGGAGCCCAAGAGAGGGTTCCGTCCCCCACAGCACTGCCCAACCCTGGCTCAGGTGGTGAGCCGGAAGGTCCAGGCTGCTGTCCCCGAACAGGGCATG GTGATCATGAAAGAACTAAAGGGGACCAAAGAGGAAGATAAGACACCTCCAGCATGGTTTACATCTTACATGGAGAAG TTCAAAGACCAAGTAGTGAGGGAGGCAGTAGAGAAGATCTGTCGGGAGTTCTCGGGCCAGTGCTGCATCCACAAGCCTATTGGGGCTGAGGCCCAGATCCCTGAGGTGACCTCCTCCACCCTGCCTGGGGGTCCGAGTTTCACCCCTGCCTGTAGCAGCTGCCGGGGCCAGACCGCTGGGGGAGGATACCAGTGCAg TGTGTGTACGTCCTGCACACTGTGTGAGCCCTGCAGCTTCTCCCATGACCCCAGCCACAACCTGGTGAGAGCCAGAacacccctctccatccctgAGCACGGCTCACCAGCCCCAGACCACAGCAG GTTCTACCGGCGAGGGGACCGGAGCTTCCGGAAGGCGGAGAAGCAGCGTCTGAAGGCTGAGAAGCGTCAGCTGAAGGCGGAGGTAAAGGAGATCAGGAAGCAGCTGAAGATGGAAAGGAGGGGCCTGCAGTGGAGTGCCGCCGGCGACGGGAGCTCCTCCCCCGTCCTGCTCCAACCCAGGGCCACCCAGGCCAACAGCCCGGA GCGTCCCAAGCGGCCATGCCCTCTGGTGGTGCCAGCCATGACGGCCCTGTTCCTGGATGAGAACCTGCCTGATGGGACTCGTCTTCGCCCGGGCACCAGGTTCATCAAGTACTGGAAGATGAGAAACACTGGCAGCGTGAGCTGGAGCTCTGAAACCAAG CTGAAGTTCATGTGGGGGAATCTGGCGGTGGCGTCGGGTGACCGCTGGCGTGAGGTGGCTGTGCCTTTCCTGCAGCCAGGTCAGGTGGGCGTAGTAAGCGTGGCCCTATGCGCCCCGGCCCTGGAAGGCTCATACACCTCCCACTGGCGTCTGGCACACGGTGGGGAGCAGTTTGGCCCTCGCGTCTGGTGCAGCATTGTGGTGGACCCCCTGGCCCCTGCAGCCATGATAGCAGATGGCGTGCTGGTGTCGCCCTGCGTCACCCCACAG GGGAAGAACCCCCTCTCCACAGATAAGGGTGGGAAGTCTTGTGCTGCAGCCTCTAGGGATCAAGCACTCATGTCAGTGGACCAAGGCGAACGAGAATACTACATTCCCTCTGTGGACCTGCTCACAGCCCAGGACTTACTCTCCTTTGAGCTGCTTGACATCAACATTGTGCAGGAACTAGAGAGCGTGCCCAACAACACCCCGGCAG aTATGACCCCGTGCATATCCCCATTGCCTCATGACGGTCCCCTGCAGGAGAAGCCCACCCTGCGGTTGATCCAGGAGGAAGCAGAGGCCCATCAGGCCCAGGGAGTCACAAGCATCCAGCTGTCTCAGGGCCTGGTGCCAGGGGCGGAGGGGGGCCGGGTTCCAGcccaggaggagggagaggaggatatgaGCGGGACTCAGTTTGTGTGTGAGACGGTGATGCGCTCGCTCACACTGGAGGAGGCCCCAGACCACACACCCCTGTGTGGGAACTGCCCCAGCAAAG TGGTTCGCCCAGCAGCCCAAGGTGGCTCCGCCTCCTCTTCTCTTAAAGGGAAAGGTGTTGAGAAGCGGTTGGAGAAAACCCAGAACATATCGCCCGTGGCCCCAGCCCTAGCACCACCCCAGCTGGCTATACCAGAGCTGATGATGCCAG ATGAGGGACTGGAGTCAGACATCGAGAGCATCTGCATGGACGCCAGAGGGGACAAAGACGAGGGCGACGATAAAGGAGAGTTGACAGAGGGGAACAGGGGAGCCCGCAGCCGTTCCTCCTCGGCCTCATCCGAGGATTACATCATCATCCTCCCTGACTGCTTCGACACCAGCCGCCCGCTGGGAGAGTCCATGTACAGCTCTGCCCTCTCCCAGCCTGGAGATGCCCCCGACACGCCCACAGACCCTGACAGCCAGGGCCGTACCACTCCCGAGGGGGAGCAAGATGAAGCAGAAGAGACCGTTTCAGGCTCCAGCAGCGCCAACGATATGCTGTGCACCTCCCAGACTTTGGACGCCGTGCCCCTAACCCCTGTGGTGGTGGCACCCCCTCGGCTCAACTCAGCTCTTACACCCAG CCTCGACAGCAATGATCAGACCAAGGCAGCAGCAGAGTCCCTGGACAGGACTGAGGTCTACCAGCAGGGAGAGTCAGAGGATG GTTCCAAGCAGCCAGACAGCCAACCAGACAGCCCATCTGCTTCTGGTGACTCAGAAGACAACTCCGAAGACCCGAG GCACCCAGGCATCACTGGAGGCCTGGTGAAAGGAGCCCTGTCTGTCGCAGCATCCGCCTACAAGGCTCTGTTCACTGGGCAGCCTGGCCCAGTGCAG CCCCCAGTGGATGGAGCCACCCAGGACACCATGATGGGGGTGTTGGTGGAGATGGGCTTTGGTGACCGGCCGCTCAACCAGCGGCTGCTGAAGAAACACAACTACAACCTACTGGACGTGGTCAATGAACTGGTCCAGATGACCGACAATGATTGGTACTCCACCCGctactga
- the LOC135555588 gene encoding proteasome activator complex subunit 3-like, with amino-acid sequence MSSKGIKVDNDLKTKVDAFRERITGEAENLVADFFPKKLLELDSFLKEPILNVADLKEIHSEINIKVPDPIILNNSHDGVEVQNSRKRKMEDGLDDDNCQDSPKVFGMSGGMIKSNGQLVDLIERVKPEIRTLIEKCNTVKMWVQLLIPRIEDGNNFGVSIQEETVAELRTVEGEAASYLDQISRYYITRAKLVSKITKYPHVEDYQRTVTEIDEKEYISLKIIVSELRNQYVTLHDMILKNIEKIKRPRSSNNEALY; translated from the exons ATGTCTTCAAAGGGCATTAAGGTAGACAATGACCTCAAAACAAAG GTTGACGCCTTCAGAGAGCGGATCACGGGTGAG GCTGAAAACCTGGTTGCAGACTTTTTCCCCAAAAAGTTGCTGGAACTTGACAGCTTTCTGAAG GAGCCCATTCTGAATGTCGCAGACCTGAAAGAGATCCACTCAGAGATAAACATCAAAGTACCAGACCCAATCATTCTCAACAATAGCCATGATGGAGTAGAAGTG caaaattccagaaaacggAAAATGGAAGATGGACTAGATGATGATAACTGTCAAG ATAGCCCTAAGGTGTTTGGCATGTCAGGGGGGATGATAAAGAGCAACGGCCAGCTGGTGGACCTGATCGAAAGAGTCAAGCCAGAAATAAGAACCCTCATAGAGAAATGCAACACA GTCAAAATGTGGGTCCAGCTCTTAATCCCCAGAATAGAGGATGGTAACAACTTTGGTGTATCCATCCAG GAGGAAACTGTTGCTGAGCTCAGGACtgtggaaggagaggcagcctcTTACCTGGACCAAATTTCCAG gtaTTACATCACCAGAGCGAAGCTAGTCTCAAAAATTACAAAGTACCCTCATGTG GAGGACTACCAGCGCACGGTGACTGAAATAGACGAGAAGGAATATATCAGCCTCAAGATCATTGTGTCAGAGCTGAGGAATCAATAT GTGACATTACATGACATGATCCTGAAAAACATAGAGAAGATCAAGAGGCCACGAAGCAGCAACAATGAAGCCCTCTACTGA